CAAGTCCGACTCCGACAGCACCACCACCTCGTCGACAGCCGCCACGACGACCACAGTGGAGACAGACACCACCACCGTCACCGCTGAGGCCGGCCCGGGTGAGGCGAAGGTGACGATCGACGGCCAGGCGCAGGAGATCTCCGGGACCGTGGCCTGCTCCGCGATGGGCGGCAACTTCAACATCGCGATCGGCGACGCCCCTTCGGGTATCACCGTGGTGATCAGCGAAGGCGACGAACCCACCGTGCAGTCCGTGGCCCTGGGCAACGTCGGCGGCGTCAGCCTGGGCTACCAGCAGGGCACCGGTCAGGGCGACGCCAAGGCCGAGAAGGACGGCAACACCTACAAGGTGAGCGGCACCGCGACCGGGGTGGACATGGCCAACCCGGTGCAGCAGGTCACCAAACCGTTCGAGATCGAGGTCAGCTGCCCGTAAGGCGTGACCCATCGACGGCGGCGTCCCGGATCGGGGCGCCGCCGTTGTCGTCGGGGGTCAGACCGGCGGCAGGGTGTAGCCGGCGGCCGAGTTGCGCAGCTGCCAGATCTGGGCCGGGCACAACTCGTTGACGGCCTGATTGATCAGGTAGGCGCCCTGGTAGTAGTCGGTGGTGTGGAAGTCGGCTTTCACCTGCTCGACGAGTTCGCCGTAGCCCATCTTGGCCGCGACGCGGTCGCAGATGCTGTTGCCGTAGGCGATCGCGGTCTCCGCGTTCGGGAAGTTGTAGCCCGGGCGGACGTGCACGTTGACCAGGTAAGCGACTACATCGGCATGAGCCGTCGGCGCCAGGGTGACAGCGGCGGCCGAGGCTGCAACTGCGGCGAACACGAGCTTCATGGAGCAAACCCTATCGCGACCGCCGCCGGGAATCTTAGGCTTGGGCGCATGAAACTTTCGGCTGCAGTGGCGCTGACGGGCGGACTGGCGGCTGCGCTGGCCGCCGGGTTTGTCGCAACCGCGACGGCATCGGCCACCCCGGCCACCTGCGACGGCGCCGAATGTGTGCCCTACGTGTCCAAGCCGGTCAGCGCGGGCGAGCACTGCGTGCAGAACACCCGCTACAACTGGGGGCTGGACGCCGCCGGCAACACCCTGGCCTGCAGTTCCCGCAGCGTCTGGGTGCCCGCGCCGCCGCTCGTCGGCGTCCGGACCCTGCGGTCACCGTGCGGCGACACCCGGGGGGTGGCCCAGACTCCGGACGGGGTGCCGCTCAGTTGCGTCAACGGCGCGTGGAGCGCGGACTACAGCTGGACCTTCTACCGGTAGGTCACAGCCGGATGTCGGAGCCGGCCCGGACGTGAGTTCCGGGCCGATTACGGGTACAAATTCGGTCGTGGCCATCGATGCGCACCCTCGCCCCGTCGACTCGCTGCGCATCGACGTTCCCGCATGCGCCGACCGGCTCGCCGACATCCGGCACCGCCTGATCGACTGGTTGACCCCGATCGGGCTGTCCGCCGAGGACATCGCCGACATAGTGCTGGTGGTCAACGAGGCCGCGACGAACTGCATCGAGCACGCCTACCGCGATGTCGACGACGGTGTGATCCGCCTGAGCGCCGAGGACGACGGCCGGCGGATCTTCGTCGACATCACCGACTTCGGGGTGTGGCGGCCGCCCGCGGCGGCACCGGACAGCACCCGCGGCCGGGGGCTGCCGCTGATCCGCGCGATCACCGCCGAGGTCGACATCGACGCGTCGGCCGGCGGCACCACGGTCCGGATGACGTTCAGCCCGTCGCGTCAGGTCTGCGGCAACCGCACCACCTGAACGAAGAACTCGTCGATCTGACGGACCGCGTTCATGAACTGGTCGAGGTCCACCGGTTTGGTGACGTAGGCGTTGGCGTGGAGCTGGTAGCTGCGCACGATGTCCTCCTCGGCGGACGACGTGGTCAGCACTACCACCGGGATGTGCTTGAGGTCGGGGTCGGACTTGATCCGGCGCAGCAGTTCCCGACCGTCGTACTTCGGCAGGTTCAGGTCCAGCAGCACCAGATCCGGTCGCGGCGCGTCGGCGAACCGGCCGCGCCGGTACAGGAAGTCCAGCCCTTCGGCGCCGTCCCGGGCCACGTGCAGTGTGTTGTTGATCTTGTTGTGTTCGAACGCTTCTCGGGTGATCAGCTCGTCGCCGGGGTCGTCCTCGACAAGCAGAACGTCGATCGCCCGCCCTTTTTCGGTCAATGGGTTGCCCCTTCGGGGTCGGTGGTGTCCGCTGCGGCGGGCTCGGCAGCAGGGTCGGTGGGGATGGTGAATCGGAACCGGGTTCCGTCGGTGTACGACGAATCGATCCAGATGGTGCCGCCGTGGTGTTCGACGATCTTCTTACATAGTGCCAGACCGATGCCGGTGCCGGTGTAGGAGTCGCGGCCGTGCAGGCGCTGGAAGATGACGAACACCTTGTCGGCGAACTCGGCGGGGATACCGATTCCGTTGTCGCTGACCGCGAACTCCCAACCGTCCGAGGCCTGTTCGCAGTCGATCTGCACGCGCGGGGCGACGTTCTCGCGACGGAACTTGATCGCGTTGCCGATCAGGTTCTGCCACAGCATGGTCAGCAGCGTCGGATCGCCGGTGAGCCGCGCCGAGGCGCCCCGGCGGACGATCTGCGCACCCGACTCCTTGATCGCGGTGTCCAGGTTCGCCAGCGCGTCGTCGATCACCGTGTCCATGTCGACCTCGGTCTGCTGGGCGCTGATCCGGCCCACCCGCGAGAAGGTGAGCAGGTCGTTGATGAGCACCTGCATCCGTTTCGCGCCGTCGACGGCGAACGAGATGTACTCCACCCCGCGCTCGTCGAGCTTGTCGCCGTAGCGTTTCTCGATCAGCTGGCAGAACGACGCCACCTTGCGCAGCGGTTCCTGCAGGTCGTGGGAGGCGACGTAGGCGAACTGCTCGAGCTCGGCGTTGGACCGCTGCAGTTCCTGGGCCTGTTCGGCGAGCCGGCTGCGCGCGGTGTGCGAGGCCTCGAGTTCGGCGACGATGCGCTGGCGCATGTCCTCCACGTCGGCGGCGATGGCGCGGATGTCGCTCGGCCCCTGCGGCACGATTCTGTCGTCGAAGTTGCCGCTGGTGATGTTGCGGCAGGAGCGGGCCAGCGCTTCCAGCGGCCGGTTGACCGCGTTGCGGACGATGACGGCCAGCGCCAGCGCGGCCACGAAGAACGTCGCCACCATCCCGATCAACACGCTGTCCCGCCAGACCCGCACCCGGTCTATCTCGTCGACGGCGTGCTGACGGGCCTCGGCCAGATGCGCGTTCTGAACGTCGAACAGCCGCCGGATGCCGTCGAAGAGCGCCCGGCCGCGGTCGGAGGTGGCGGGGTCGATGACCTCCGGCGTGCCGGGTTTGATCCGGGCGATCAGCGGCTCGGCGAACGACGACCGCCATTCGTCGGCGGCGCGCTCGATCGCGTCCACGTCGGCGATCAGCTCCGGGAACTCGGCGAGCACGTCGCGGATCTCCTGCGTGGCGGCGCGTTCGGTCTCCTCGCCGGTGTAGTAGGGCTGCAGGAGCAGCGGTTCGGCGGCGATGGCGTAGCCCCGCACCGCGGTCTCCTGGTCGCGCAACGCCGCCTGCAACTGGTAGGCCGCGATGCGTGCGGGCTGGATGTGCTCGGTGAGCCGCCGCGACATGTCGTCGTAGCGGTTGAGCAGCAGCGCGCCGCCGACCGCCCCGGCCAGCACCAGCGCACCCATCGACAGCAGGACGAGGTTCTGCCACCCCTGAACCGTCGGGCGCCGTCTCATGGCGAACCCGATCTCCGCTCGTCGCCGCGCACCTCGGTGCGTGCCCCGCCGCCGGTGTCGGCGGCGCGCTGCACCCGCACCACCGCGATGTCGTCGCTGATGCCGCCCACCGACTGGGCGCGCCGCTCGACGTCCTCGATCAGCGCGTCGACGAACTCGGCGCCGGGCAGGTGCGCGTAGCCGCGGGCCACCTCCAGCAGCCCCTTCTCGCCGAGACGTTCGGTGCCGTTGCCGGAGCGGCCCTCGAACAGGCCGTCGGTGAGCAGCACCAGGCCGTGGCCCTCGGGCAGTTCGTGCACGGTCAGCGGCCACTCGTAGCCGTTGAGCCCCAGTGCGGGCCCGACCGCCGGTTCCAGCCATTCCACCGTGCCCGGGCCGTGCAGCAGCATGCCGGGGTGGCCGGCCGACACCACGTTGAACGTCAGATCGTGCGGGGAGATCGCGACGCTGAGCACGGTGGCGAAGATGCTGCGGCCGGGCCGTTCGGTGCTCAGGATGCGTTCCAGTTGGCGCATGCGCTGGTTGCCGCGCAGCCCGGCGAAGGTCAGCGCGCGCCAGCCGATGCGCAGCGCCACCCCGAGGGCGGCCTCGTCGGGGCCGTGGCCGGCCACATCGCCGACCATCACGTGCACGGTGCGGTCCGGGGTCTGCACGAAGTCGTAGAAGTCCCCGCCGAGCAGCGCGTGCTGGCGGCTCGGCCGGTACTGCGCGACGATGTCGACCCCGGGCGAGTCCAGCAGCAGCGGCGACGGCAGCAGGCCGCGTTCCAGCCGGGCGTTCTCCTTGGCGCGCAGTTCGCTGGCGTGCAACTCCACCGCCGTCAGCTCCGCGCGTTTGCGTTCGATCGCGTACAGCAGCGCCCGATGCAGCGTGTCGGGTTCGACCCGCCCCTTGACCAGGTAGTCCTGGGCGCCGGCGGCCACCGCCGACACCCCGAAGTGCTCGTCGTGCAGGCCGGTGAGCACCACGATCGGCACGGTGGCGTCCCGGCGGATGATGCGGTCCAGCGCCTTGATCCCGTCGGCGTCGGGCAGGTTGAGGTCCAGCAGCACACAATCGGGCCGGCTCGCGCCCAGCTGCCGTTCGGCCTGCTCCATCGACGACGCCCAACAGACCCGGATGTCGGCGTCGGCGTCGGCGATCAGCTCCTCGACCAGCACCGCGTCGGCCCGGTCGTCCTCCACCAGCAACACCGAGATGGGTTGCGTGGCTGGAGTTCGATCGCCCGACGGAGTCACTGCCGTGTCAGATATCGCACGCAAAAGCAACCACGTCTTCTCACATCAGTCACCGTGGCCGCCCTGACCTCTTCGTTAGTGACTCTTCGACCATAGCCCCCACCGCGATCATGTCCGAATCGAAAGCCGCCGGCATCGCTCATCGACGACGGATCCGCCGAGGTCACGACGCCGGGCGGGGCCGGGCGCCCCGCCCGCTGCCGCGTCGGGAAACGACGTCGCGGTCGCCACGTTGGCAGACCGTACCCGATCTTGGGTGCGGGGCGGGCGAAACCGGCCGACCCGATGCCTGGATGCGCATCGACGGATCGCCCGGCGCCCACCCGCTCCCCCGGCGCCGGTCCGTCGGCCCGCCGAATCATCAACCGCGCCAACGGCGTTGGGAGGATCGCCGGCACTTGTGCTTTGCTGACGCGTTGGACTAGCCTGCATTCGGGTTCGGGGGAATTCGAATGCGAAACCGCTTGAAACAGGGGGAGGAACGATGTTTCGCGTGATCTTTACCGTCGCGGCGGTGGCCGTTGCTGTCGCCGGCGCCGCACCGGCGGCCGCCGAGGCACGGCCGTACAAGAACTGCTCTCAGGCGCACGCCGACGGCCGCTACAACATCCCGAGGGACGATCCCGCCTACTGGCCGGAGGGCGACCGCGACGGGGACGGGCTGGCCTGCGAACCCAAACCGCGCTGAGCCCATGCCGACGCGGACACCCCTGGCGCGGCTGACCGGGCTGGTGAGTGCCGGGTTACTGGGTGCCGGGTTATTGGGTGCCGGCGTGCTGGCCCGGGCTCCGGCGGTGGCCGAACCGGTCGACGCCACCGCGGTGGTGCTGGAGGTCATCGACGGCGACACCATGGACATCCGCGACGCCAACCGCGGCCATCTGCGGGTGCGGGTACTGGGCATCGACACCCCGGAGACGAACAAACCCAACTCGCCGGTGGAGTGCTGGGGCCCGGAGGCCACCCGGTTCGCCACCGAGACCATGCTCGGCCGGCGAGTGGCCGTGGTGCCCGACCCGACCCAGGACCGCACCGACCGGTACGGCCGCACGCTGGCGTATCTGATCCGCGAGGACGGCTGGAACTACTCGGTCGAGGCCGCGCGGGCCGGCATGGCCCGCGCCTACGTCTACGGCGGGGCTCCGGTCAGCCGCTACGACGAGATCGCCGCGGCCGAACAGCAGGCCCGGGCGGCGCGCCGCGGCCTGTGGGGCCCGCCCTGCAACGGTGCCACCGAGCCCGTGGCCGGGTCGTCGGGATCCGCCCCGGCGCCGACCGTCTACTACCGCAACTGCGCCGAGGCCCGGGCCGCCGGGGCCGCGCCGCTGCTGCGCGGACAGCCCGGCTACCGGTCCGATCTCGACGGGGACGGCGACGGGGTGGCCTGCGAGCCGAAACGACGCTGACACCCGCCGCATAGCACTGCGGCAGGCCGGCTCAACTCTGCCGGCCTGCCGCAGCCACGTCCCGAACCGATCAGGTACCGGTCCACTGCGGCGCCCGCTTCTCGGCGAACGCCTTGGCGCCTTCCTTGGCGTCGTTGGAAGCGAACACCGGGAGGAAGATCTCGGCCTGCTTCTTCCACATCTCCGCCGAGCTCCAGTCCCGCGACTCGACAATGATGCGCTTGGTCGCGGCCACCGCCAGCGGGCCGTTGGCGGTGATCTTCTCGGCCAGCTCGATGGCGGCATCCAGCGCCTTGCCGGGCTCGGCGAGCTTGTTGACCAGGCCCAGCTCGAGCGCCCGCTCCGCCGAGATGCTGTCGCCGGTCAGCGCCAGCTCCATCGCGACGGCGTACGGGATGCGCTGCGGCAGCCGCAGCAGACCGCCGCCGCCGGCGACCAGGCCGCGCTTGACCTCGGGGATGCCGAACGCCGACTCCCGCGACGCCACGATCAGGTCGGTGGCCAGCGCCAACTCGCAGCCGCCCGCCAGGCAGTAGCCCTCGACCGCCGCGATCAGCGGCTTGGCCGGCGGCTTCTCGGTGAAGCCCAGGCCGCGGCCCTCGATCGCCACGTTCTCACCGCGAGCGAACGCCTTGAGATCCATGCCCGCCGAGAACGAGCCGCCCGCACCCGTCAGGATGCCGACCGAAAGCCCCTTGTCCCCGTCGAGCCGATCCATCGCATCGGCCAGTCCGCGGCTCACCTCGGCGTTCACCGCGTTCTTGGCCTCCGGCCGGTTGATCGTGATGATCAGAATCCGGTCTCGCTGCTCGACGAGCACCGTTTGTCCAGTGTTGTCACTCACGCGGGTGATCGTAACGGTCCGCACCGCCGCCGTACCCGGCCGGTCGATAATCCGGTTAGACTAGAACACGTTTCAATTTCGACCTGAGGGGCCGCCCGTGACCACGACCGACGCGGAGCCGTCGCAGTTGACCAAGTGGGACCCCGGTCTCACCGAGCGCGTCACGGCCGTCACCCGGCCGTTTCTCAAGCGCTACTTCCGCGCCGAGGTCCGCGACCTGGACAACATCCCGCCCGGCGGTGCGCTGCTGGTCTGCAACCACTCCGGTGGGCTGTTGCCGATGGATGTGCCGATCCTGGCCGCCGAGTTCTACGCCCACCACGGTTACGACCGGCCGCTGTACACGCTCAGCCACGACATGCTGATGACCGGCCCGACCGGTGAGTTCTTCCGCAGGATCGGCTACATCAGCGCCAACCACGAGAACGCCGACGCCGCGTTGCGTTCCGGCGGCCTGGTGGTGGTGTTCCCCGGCGGCGACTACGACGTGTACCGGCCCACGTTGCGCGCCAACGTCATCGACTTCGCCGGCCGCACCGGGTACGTGCGTGCCGCGCTCAACGCGGGGGTGCCGATCGTCCCGGCGGTCGGCATCGGCGGACAGGAGACCCAGCTGTTCCTGTCGCGCGGCACCTGGCTGGCCGAGCGGCTCGGGCCGATCGCGCGGCTGGCCCGCACCAAGATCGTGCCGATCTCGTTCGGGTTCCCGTTCGGGCTGAGCCTGGTGGTGCCGCCGAACCTGCCGCTGCCGGCCAAGATCACCATGCGGGTGCTGCCGCCCATCGACATCGAGGCCGAGTTCGGCGCCGATCCCGACATCGACGAGGTGGACGCGCACGTGCGGCGGGTGATGCAGCGCGCGCTCGACGAACTGGCCGCCGAGCGACGGCTGCCGGTGCTGGGCTGATGCGCCGGCTGCTGCGCCCGCGGCCGCTGCTGCGCGCGATGGTCGAACTGGCCAACGCCGCCAACGGGTTTCGGCCGATCGCCCGCGAGGGGTATCTGACCATCCCGGTGTTCGCGTTCGGCTGGCCGACCTCAGAGATGTCGCCGCTGTACCTGGCCGCCTCGGTGCTCTCGGCGCTGCGCCGCGGGCTGCGTGGCGACTTCGCCGGGACGCGCGGCCGGATCGCGCTGGTGCTCACGATGATCGCGTGGGTGCTGTTGTGGCTGATCCACCGCCGCAATGTGGCGTCGCGGCCGCATTTCGAGGAGCCGCTGCGGGCCGAGCTCGGAGACGACTACGAGGAGATCGCCGCGCGCTCGCAGCCGTCGCGGCGCCGGGTGCAGGTCGGGGTGTGGCCGACCGAGCTGGTGCGGCGCCGCTATGTGGAGACCACGGTGCGCTACGGTCCGCATCCGCGCGGCAACCTCGCCGACATCTGGCGCCGCGCCGACCTGCCCCGGGATGCGAAAGCGCCTGTGCTGCTGCAGGTTCCGGGCGGCGCGTGGTCGATCGGCATGCGCCGGCCTCAGGCCTACCCGCTGTTGAGCCACCTGGCCGACCGCGGCTGGGTGTGTGTGTCGATCGATTACCGGGTCAGCCCGCGGCACACCTGGCCGGACCACATCGTCGACGTGAAGCGGGCGCTGGCGTGGATCAAGGAGAACATCGCCGACTACGGCGGTGATCCGGACTTCGTGGCGATCACCGGCGGTTCGGCCGGCGGGCACCTGTCGTCGCTGGCGGCGCTGACCCCGAACGAGCCCCGCTGGCAGCCGGGTTTCGAGGACGCCGACACCTCGGTGGTCGCGGCGGTGCCGATCTACGGGCGCTACGACTGGGTGTCGCTCGAGGGCAGCGGACGGCGCGAGTTCATCTGGTTCCTGGAGAAACTCGTCGTCAAGAAGCCGTTCCGGGAGAATCGGGAGATCTATCTGGACGCGTCGTCGATCCGGCATGTGCGCCCGGACGCGCCGCCGTTCTTCATCCTGCACGGCTGCGACGACTCGATCATCCCGGTCGCCGAGGGCCGGGAGTTCGCCGCGGCGCTGCGCGCGGTGTCGACGAATACCGTTGTGTACGCGGAGATCCCGCACGCCCAGCACGCGTTCGACTTCTATTACGGATCGCCGCGGGCGCATTACACCGCGCAGGCGGTGGAGACGTTTCTGTCCTGGGTGCACGCCCGCTACCAGTCCCGCACCCGTCCGCGAGCAGACGCGTAAACCCCCCGAAAACCCGCCGATTCGGGGGTGTTGGCGTCTGCTCGCCGGGGAAAGGTTACTGGGCCATGGCGGACTCGACCACCGTCAGCTCGGCGGGAAGCCCGGCGGCCGAACGTATCTCGATGAACGCCTGGATCATCGCGTCGGTCAGCTCGTGCGGGTCGCCGAGCGTCGACCCGTCGGTGAGCACCGAGATGTTGAGCTGGTCGACATAGCTCCACACCGTGATGTTGAGCCCGCTGCCGGCGGTGAGCGGCCCGACCGAATAGATCTCGGTGACCAACGCCCCGCCCACCCGGCCGGGCTGCCGCGGCCCGGGCACGTTCGAGATCGGGATGTTGAGCACCTTGTTCTGGCCGTCCTTGTCGCTCAGCCAGGCGAACAGCCGCTCCGCCGGCGCCGGCGGCAGATACGCCGACCAGCGGCTGATCAGCTCCGGCCCCAACAGGTGATGGGCCTCCTTGGCCTCGACGGCGGCGTCGTGCACGGCCCGCACCCGCTCCAGCGGATCGGCCAAATGGATCGGCACCACCATCATCACGCCGGTGAACCTGTTGCCCGAGATCCGGTCCGGCGAGAAGTCGAAGCTGACCGGCACCGACGCCAGCAGCGGATGGTCGGCCTGCCCGTCGTAGGCCAGCGACAGCTCCCGCAGCGCCCCCGCCGAGATCGCCAGCACCATGTCGTTGATCGTCACGCCGAGGTGTTTGGCGGTCTGTTTGACGTCGGCGAGCGCCAGCGTGGCGGTGGCGAACCGGCGCACCCCGTCGACCCGGTGGTTCATGAACGACGGCGGCGGGGTGAACGGCCGGGTCAGCTCCGGCGAGAGTTTGCGCGAGCTCCTGCGCACCCGCTGCAGGCCCTGCGCGGTGTAGCGCACCAGCCCGGGGATCCGGCCGATCTGCCGCAGGTGGTCGACGAACGCGGTGCGCACCAACTGCCCGCGGGTCGGCGCGGGGTCGGTGACGTAGTCCTCCCGGTCCGGGCCGGCCTGCAGGTCCATGCCGCGGGCCAGCAGGTTCGCCGAGGCCACCCCGTCGGCCAGGGCGTGGTGGATCTTGCCGAGCACCGCGATCCGGCCGTTGGCCAGGCCCTCGATGAAGTACATCTCCCACAGCGGCCGGCTGCGGTCGAGCTGGGTGCTGGCGATGCGGCCCACCGCCTCGTCGAGCTCCCGGCGCCCGCCCGGCGGGTCGACCCGGTACGGGCGGACGTGGTACTCGAGATCGACGTCGCAGTTCTCCCGCCACATCGGGTGGTGGAACTTGAACGGGATGTCGACGAGCTCGTAGCGGAACGGGTCGAGCTTGTAGAGCCGACGGCGGATCACCTCACGGAACTCGTCGATGCCGAACGCGCGGTCGCCCAGCTCCGACAGGTCGATGACCGCCAGCTTCAGCGTGTGCATGTGCACGTCGGGGGTCTCGCTGTACAGCAACAGCGCATCCCACCCACTGAGGCGCTTCACGAAACCACCACCTATCCGGAGGCGTCCTATATAACCCGCTTGGCCCGGATCAATGCCCGGTTTCGGTGAATGTGGTTGAGGAACAGCCCCATTGCGGTCACCGCGGAGCCGGTTCGGGCACCGTCGAGCATGTCGAAGGCGTGCCCGGCGCCGGGCAGTTCCAGATAGCCGACCACCGATTCGGACACCTCGTGCAGCCGGTCGACGAACGCGCGCGCCTGGGCCACCGGGATCACGGTGTCTCCGGTGCCGTGCACCACCAGGAACGGCGGGGCGTCCGGGTGGACCCGGGCGATCGGCGAGGCGGCCCGGAAGATCTCCGGGTGCCGGTCGATGCGTCGGCGCACCACCACCCGTTCGAGGAAGTCGACGAAACGCACCCGTTCGGCCGTCGAACGGTCCTCCCAGTCGTAGCGGCCGTACACCCCGACCACCGCGTCCACCGAGGTGTCCGACCCCTCGGGCAGTTCGTCCTCGAAGTCGGGATCGTTCGGCGTCAGCCCGGCCAGTGCGGCCAGATGCCCGCCGGCGGAGGCCCCCGCGACGGCGACGAAATTCCGGTCGCCGCCGAACCGGTCGACGTTGGCGCGGGCCCACGCGATCGCGGTCTTGACGTCGACGATGTGCGCCGGCCACGGGTGGTGCGGCGCGACCCGGTAGTCGATGGACAGGCACACCCAGCCGAGCTCGGCCAGATGGCTCAGCAGCGCGTAGCCCTGCAGCATCCGCTGTCCGTGCACCCAGGCCCCGCCGGGCACGAAGATCAGCACCGGCGCGGGCTGGCTGGGCAGATCCGCCCGGCGCCAGACGTCGAGCAACTGCGTCGGCCGCGGCCCGTAGCGCACCGAGGAGCGGTGGACGTAGCGCAATTGGCCGGCCGCGTTCCACAGCGGCGGCACCCGCTGCGGCGCCGGCCAGTCGATGTCCAGGTCTCGGGGGTTGACGATGCCGCGCAGCGCCTCGCGGGCCACCTCCTCGGTGCGGTCGCGTTCGGCGCGCCGCGCAGCCACCGCGCCTGGGGTGAGCCAGTTGCGCACCGTGGCGGCCATGAAGTCGGGCAGATGCCGCGAACCCCAGACGCTCATCGCGGCCACCCCGCCCAGTGGTTCGAGGTGTTTGCCGATAACCGGCAGAGACGCCGTGGCCACACTGGCCGCCATCAGATAGTCGGTGGGCCCGGCGGTGAGCCGACACAGGGACGACACCGAGGGGCGTGGTCGCTGATTTGCCATTGCGCGAATGTACCCCGCCGGACGCCGGCGCCAACCTCCAACACCCGGTTTCGATTCCACCGTGTTGTGACTGGGGCCACAGGGTGTCTACCGCGGGTTCGGGCGTTGGGTTTAGCGTGACACCACGACCGTCGACCGTAACGAGGACAGCCACTGTGACCAAGTCAGCGCTTGCCATCACCGAGGAGCACATCGATCTGGCCAACGCGGTGTTCGGCCGGCTCAACCGGCTCGACAGCCGCGCCGCCGCACGCGCCACGCTGGAGCAGGGGTCGTCGCATCCGCCGCAGGTGTGGCAGGCCGCCACCGAGCAGGGCTGGACCGGGCTGGCCGTCTCCGAACAGTACGGCGGCTCGGGGTTCGGGCTGGCCGAGCTGGCGGTGGTGCTCGAGGCGCAGGGCCACGAGCTGTGCCCGGGC
The window above is part of the Mycolicibacterium hassiacum DSM 44199 genome. Proteins encoded here:
- a CDS encoding response regulator, translating into MTEKGRAIDVLLVEDDPGDELITREAFEHNKINNTLHVARDGAEGLDFLYRRGRFADAPRPDLVLLDLNLPKYDGRELLRRIKSDPDLKHIPVVVLTTSSAEEDIVRSYQLHANAYVTKPVDLDQFMNAVRQIDEFFVQVVRLPQT
- a CDS encoding alpha/beta hydrolase, with product MRRLLRPRPLLRAMVELANAANGFRPIAREGYLTIPVFAFGWPTSEMSPLYLAASVLSALRRGLRGDFAGTRGRIALVLTMIAWVLLWLIHRRNVASRPHFEEPLRAELGDDYEEIAARSQPSRRRVQVGVWPTELVRRRYVETTVRYGPHPRGNLADIWRRADLPRDAKAPVLLQVPGGAWSIGMRRPQAYPLLSHLADRGWVCVSIDYRVSPRHTWPDHIVDVKRALAWIKENIADYGGDPDFVAITGGSAGGHLSSLAALTPNEPRWQPGFEDADTSVVAAVPIYGRYDWVSLEGSGRREFIWFLEKLVVKKPFRENREIYLDASSIRHVRPDAPPFFILHGCDDSIIPVAEGREFAAALRAVSTNTVVYAEIPHAQHAFDFYYGSPRAHYTAQAVETFLSWVHARYQSRTRPRADA
- a CDS encoding DUF732 domain-containing protein — its product is MKLVFAAVAASAAAVTLAPTAHADVVAYLVNVHVRPGYNFPNAETAIAYGNSICDRVAAKMGYGELVEQVKADFHTTDYYQGAYLINQAVNELCPAQIWQLRNSAAGYTLPPV
- a CDS encoding PP2C family protein-serine/threonine phosphatase, translating into MLLVEDDRADAVLVEELIADADADIRVCWASSMEQAERQLGASRPDCVLLDLNLPDADGIKALDRIIRRDATVPIVVLTGLHDEHFGVSAVAAGAQDYLVKGRVEPDTLHRALLYAIERKRAELTAVELHASELRAKENARLERGLLPSPLLLDSPGVDIVAQYRPSRQHALLGGDFYDFVQTPDRTVHVMVGDVAGHGPDEAALGVALRIGWRALTFAGLRGNQRMRQLERILSTERPGRSIFATVLSVAISPHDLTFNVVSAGHPGMLLHGPGTVEWLEPAVGPALGLNGYEWPLTVHELPEGHGLVLLTDGLFEGRSGNGTERLGEKGLLEVARGYAHLPGAEFVDALIEDVERRAQSVGGISDDIAVVRVQRAADTGGGARTEVRGDERRSGSP
- a CDS encoding ATP-binding protein — translated: MAIDAHPRPVDSLRIDVPACADRLADIRHRLIDWLTPIGLSAEDIADIVLVVNEAATNCIEHAYRDVDDGVIRLSAEDDGRRIFVDITDFGVWRPPAAAPDSTRGRGLPLIRAITAEVDIDASAGGTTVRMTFSPSRQVCGNRTT
- a CDS encoding sensor histidine kinase gives rise to the protein MRRRPTVQGWQNLVLLSMGALVLAGAVGGALLLNRYDDMSRRLTEHIQPARIAAYQLQAALRDQETAVRGYAIAAEPLLLQPYYTGEETERAATQEIRDVLAEFPELIADVDAIERAADEWRSSFAEPLIARIKPGTPEVIDPATSDRGRALFDGIRRLFDVQNAHLAEARQHAVDEIDRVRVWRDSVLIGMVATFFVAALALAVIVRNAVNRPLEALARSCRNITSGNFDDRIVPQGPSDIRAIAADVEDMRQRIVAELEASHTARSRLAEQAQELQRSNAELEQFAYVASHDLQEPLRKVASFCQLIEKRYGDKLDERGVEYISFAVDGAKRMQVLINDLLTFSRVGRISAQQTEVDMDTVIDDALANLDTAIKESGAQIVRRGASARLTGDPTLLTMLWQNLIGNAIKFRRENVAPRVQIDCEQASDGWEFAVSDNGIGIPAEFADKVFVIFQRLHGRDSYTGTGIGLALCKKIVEHHGGTIWIDSSYTDGTRFRFTIPTDPAAEPAAADTTDPEGATH
- a CDS encoding excalibur calcium-binding domain-containing protein, with translation MAVAVAGAAPAAAEARPYKNCSQAHADGRYNIPRDDPAYWPEGDRDGDGLACEPKPR
- a CDS encoding lipoprotein LpqH, whose amino-acid sequence is MIAGLSGCSSDDKSDSDSTTTSSTAATTTTVETDTTTVTAEAGPGEAKVTIDGQAQEISGTVACSAMGGNFNIAIGDAPSGITVVISEGDEPTVQSVALGNVGGVSLGYQQGTGQGDAKAEKDGNTYKVSGTATGVDMANPVQQVTKPFEIEVSCP
- a CDS encoding lysophospholipid acyltransferase family protein codes for the protein MTTTDAEPSQLTKWDPGLTERVTAVTRPFLKRYFRAEVRDLDNIPPGGALLVCNHSGGLLPMDVPILAAEFYAHHGYDRPLYTLSHDMLMTGPTGEFFRRIGYISANHENADAALRSGGLVVVFPGGDYDVYRPTLRANVIDFAGRTGYVRAALNAGVPIVPAVGIGGQETQLFLSRGTWLAERLGPIARLARTKIVPISFGFPFGLSLVVPPNLPLPAKITMRVLPPIDIEAEFGADPDIDEVDAHVRRVMQRALDELAAERRLPVLG
- a CDS encoding thermonuclease family protein, which gives rise to MPTRTPLARLTGLVSAGLLGAGLLGAGVLARAPAVAEPVDATAVVLEVIDGDTMDIRDANRGHLRVRVLGIDTPETNKPNSPVECWGPEATRFATETMLGRRVAVVPDPTQDRTDRYGRTLAYLIREDGWNYSVEAARAGMARAYVYGGAPVSRYDEIAAAEQQARAARRGLWGPPCNGATEPVAGSSGSAPAPTVYYRNCAEARAAGAAPLLRGQPGYRSDLDGDGDGVACEPKRR
- a CDS encoding crotonase/enoyl-CoA hydratase family protein, whose protein sequence is MTRVSDNTGQTVLVEQRDRILIITINRPEAKNAVNAEVSRGLADAMDRLDGDKGLSVGILTGAGGSFSAGMDLKAFARGENVAIEGRGLGFTEKPPAKPLIAAVEGYCLAGGCELALATDLIVASRESAFGIPEVKRGLVAGGGGLLRLPQRIPYAVAMELALTGDSISAERALELGLVNKLAEPGKALDAAIELAEKITANGPLAVAATKRIIVESRDWSSAEMWKKQAEIFLPVFASNDAKEGAKAFAEKRAPQWTGT